In Campylobacter sp. RM16187, the DNA window TATTCCTATGTTGCGCATAACCTCATAAATTTCAGTTTTATTTTCAATATTTATGCCAAATTTATCCTCTATATCCCATAAAAGCTCATCTATAGCCCCCTCTATCTCGTTTTTTACATCTATATTTTTATCCCACTCAGGTCTTAGTGCGTAAGAGCTGTAAATTTCATCTATCTTTTGAGCTAAAGCGACAAGCTCCTTTTCATCTATCTGAGTTAAGTCTGCCAAATTCTCATACATATCGGCAATCGATCTCTTGCCCTTAAATTCCTCTTTCATCTCATCTTTTTTATTTACTATCCGCTCTTTTATAGCTCTTAAGGCGGCTAATTTTTCTTCATCACTCAATCGTCCGGCGGTATATTCATCTATGATTTTTTGAATTTGAGCTGAAATAGACCTGTAAAATGCCGGATTTGAGTCAAATTTCTCAGTCACAACAGCATCTAGCGCACTTTTGATACTTTCAGCTTTTGCATTTGCTCCCACAAGCCTATCTACTTCACTATCAAATTCCGCCTCAAATATATTTACAATCCTACTTAGAGTATTAACTCCTTTTGCGTTTATAAAGGTATCAAGCAGCTTTTGCATATCTTTTTCATACTTATTAAAGTCGCATTTTTCTTGATACATTATCTGCACGATACTTCTTAATTCATTATAAAATTTGATTTTACTCTTATACTCTTTTATCTCAATACCGGTTAAAATTTCTGCCGTCTTGTCGCTACTTAAGGCTAGAGCAAAAGCCCTTGCAAGAGATGAAAGCCACTCTTTAAAATTTTTACGCCTATCTTTATCGCCCAAAGACTTCGCATAACTCTCTACATCATTTTTAAACTCCACATCTTTAAAAAGCTCCTCTAAATGAGTATAGTAAGTTTTTACTTTTGATATCTCGCTTCTTACGTCTATAACAGCCCCCACTATATCCACCCCGTCAAATCCGCTTAGGCACTCGTAGCTTTCAAGACTATCGCTTAGCTCTCTTAAAAGCCCTCTATAGTCTATTATCAGCCCGTAGTCTTTGCCCTCATATACTCTGTTTACTCTTGCTATGGCTTGAAGCAGATTATGCTCTTTTAAAGGTTTATCGACGTATAAGATAGCGGCTCTTGGAGCGTCAAAACCCGTTAGAAGCTTATCAACGACTATCAGCATATCCATATCATCACCGTTTAAAAACTCATCTTTTGCGGTATCTATATATCTTTCATTGCCCCCATACTCTTTTTCTATATCTTTCATCGCATTTATTACAAATTCTCTGCTTCCGCCTATATTTTCATCCTGTTCGTTTGATATAACAAAGGCTGTTTTTATCTCGCCCAAATCTTTAAAAATTTGATGATACTTTATCGCCTCAAATTTTGAGCTAGTTGCAAACATAGCTTTAAATCCGGGCTTTGCAAACTCTTTAAAATGTTTATTTATATCCATAGCCACAAGATATAGCCTTTGCTCGCTTGAAGCTACTTTGCTAAATTTAGCCCACTTTTGCTGCAAATCTCTCTTTTGCTCATCGCTTAAATTTCTGCAAATAGCCTTAAATCTCTCGTCTAAAATTTCAGGATTTGAAATTTCTTGCTCCACAAATCTACCCTCATACAAAAGCGGCAGCACTGCTCCGTCTCTAACCGCGTCATCTATCGTATATCTGTGTATCTCTCCGCCAAATTTTGCAAAGCTATTTTTCTCACGTTTTAAAAGCGGAGTCCCCGTAAAGCCTATATAGCAAGCGTTTGGCAACGCTCTTCTCATAGCTATATGCAAATCGCCCCCTTGAGTTCGGTGACTCTCATCAACCAATACAAAGATATTGTTATCGTTTAACACTATTTTAGAGTTTGCAACGTTTGCAAATTTATGCACTAAAGTTGTTATAACGCCGACATTACTTTTTAGCTTATGGGTCAAATTTGCACCGCTAAAGCTGCGTTCAACCCTTATATCGGTATTCTTAAACGTTCCTTCTATCTGCTTATCAAGCTCGATACGATCACTTACTATTATAACCTTTGAATTTGTATAAATTTGCTTTAAAAGCTTGGTTAGCATAACCATAGTTAGGCTCTTTCCGCTTCCTTGAGTATGCCAAATAAGCCCGCCCGTTCTTTTGCCGTCTTCTATTCGCTCGACTCTTTTTAGAGCTCTTTTGATACCAAAAAACTGCTGATACCTGCAAATTTTCTTAACTCTATTATCAAAAAGGATAAAATTTCTCATGAGATCAAGAAGCCTATCCGGTCTTAGCAAGGCATAAAGCGTCATATCAAGAGCTGTTATGCTTCTATCGTTTACAAATTTAGCTAAATTCTCGCGCGCGTTCTCTTCTTCCTCTTCTTTCCAAATAGAGTAAAATTCAGGCTTTGTGCCAGTGGTGCCGTATCTTGCTTCATTTGCGTTGGCAGCTAATGTAAGCTGTATAAATTTAAAAAGATGTGGTATCTCGCCCTTTTCTTGCTCTTTTAGAAGCTGGTTTATACCGTTTTGGACGTTTATGCTTGATTTTTTAAGCTCAATGACAGCCAAAGGAATGCCGTTTACAAAAAGCACTAGATCGGGTCTTCTGCTCTTTTTGTCACTTTTATCAGACTTGGCTACGGCAAATTCTTCGGTTATATAAAAGTCGTTATTGTAGATATTTTCAAAATCGATAAATTTTATGCTAAAACTTCTTTTAGAGCCGTCAGGCAAGCTCTCTTCATAACTCTCCCCCATTAAAAGCATATTTGTAACTCGCTCGTTTGCCACGCCTAGACCCTCATTTAGGCTTACATCAAGATGCTCGATAGCTCTAGCTATACTTTGAGGAGAAAATTTATAAATTTCACCCTTGTATTCGTATGAATTTAGCTCGTTTAGCTTTTTAGCCAAAATTTCTTTAAAAAGAACATTTGATGTTTGGTTGTCTCTTAGTTTTAAATTTTCATCTCTGCTTATAAATTTATAACTAAACAGCTCACTTGTAAGTAAATTTATGCAGTTTTGTTGCAATGCTTTTTCCGATGTGTTTGGGGTCATTTTAGATCCTTTAAATCACTACATTCTAAAAATAAACTTTTTACTTTTTCATCAAATTTTTTCTTCCTTTTTTTAATACCTGCTTTTCTTATTTTCCATTCATCAAAAGCATCTTTTTTTATTTCATAAACTTTTACAACCCTATAAAGTCTTGCTTTGCTTTCTTCTCCAAAATCATCATACGTTTTTACAATTTCAAGATGACAGTTTATAAAAGAGCCATTTCCGAAATCATATTTGCTATCAATGACATCGTTTTTAAATTTACTATCCCCCATGCTAAAATCTATCTTTTCATTTTTATAAATTCCTTTCCATTTGTATTTACCTTCTTTTAGAACAGGAGATATTAATTCTATGACGGCATCATCATCTTCTTCCAATTCCTTACCATCGTTGATAATAAAATTTTTAAACTCTACTCTTTCAATGATTGTTTCTTTTTTAACTTCAGAGCCAAATCCAACTTTTTGTATTTTTTCATATTTTTCTAACTTTGAATAATAATTTGATAACGGTCTTGCTATTTTTTGTTCTAAATTTATATCTTGCGAAATATCATTTTTATTACTCTTATTTTTAAGTTCAGCTATTTCAAGTTCTAATTTTTTAACTTCCAATCTATTTTTTTTATATGCACCGCTACAAATATGTTTTATCAATTCAACAATCTTATTGGCAACATATCCTATGGTAGCTGCTGAAATTGAAGATGCTGTTGGGTATTTTTCTATTACCTCCAAAATTTCAATATATCCGCCTTTTTCAGGAACTTTACTTTCAAGTTTTATTTCGACATCCAACACAGCACACACGACACTAACAATATTTAGAAAATCTTTTTCTATACTATTTCTAACAAATGCATTCATAGAGTGAGAATTATCATTTAAATAATAATGAACTATCAGTTTATTTCTTGCTTGGCTAATATTTTTATTATTATCATTCATAACATCAAGTCCTTACCTTTCCTGTTAATAAATTTTGCATAAGCCCTTGTTTTTGTGTTTTTAAGCTCTCTAGTTTGTTTTCTAAAATTTTTATCTCATCATCGCAAGCGGTTAAAATTTCTGCGATTTTTTGTTGTTCTTTTAAAGCTATTGGTATCAAAATTTTTTTTGATAAAAATGTTGCATTTGATATATTGATAGTATTTTTAGCACCTTTTTGAATAATTGTTTGCAAGTAGTTTTTTGTTCTTATTGATGACTCAAAATAAAAATGTAACCAAGCTCCCAAATATCTATTTATTAGTGTAAAAACTCCATACAATGGAGATACTATAACATTTTTTCCATTGAAATTTTGCTTTATTATTCCATAAGGAAAATTACCAGTAGGGCTTTTCGTGTAAACAATATCAAAAGGTTTTACAAGATTATAATTTAAAGTATCTTGTGCTGCAAAGCTTCTCCCCAAATACTCTATTTGGTTGATAATTCCGACATGAACAGACACAGAATACACATCACTTTTACTATCACTTTTAAGCTTATGCTCTGTCAAAATCTCTCCAAGTTTAGTTTCTTGCCACTCGTCGTTGAAGTTTGGAAAGCGGATTTTGGTGGTAAGAAGGTTTTGCATTAAGCCTTTTTTGAACTCTTTTTTTGATTTGATTAGTTCTGCGGTTAAATTTATAGCCCTATCCCAAGTAGATAAAATTTCCGCTATTTTTTCTTGTTCATCAATCGGCGGAAGTAAAATTTTCTAATGAAAAAAAATCTTTATCCGTGATATTTATCCTATCGTGTCTAGCACCATAGTTTGCTACACTTTTAACTTGGTTATACCAAAAAATACTCTTAAAAAAATACGATAAAAATTTTGCCTTTTTCTCATCTTCCACTCTAAATACAGTATATAAAGGTGAAACTATACCAATGGAAATCAAATTTCTATTAATAGGTCCTGTTGGTGCATTTATGGAAATTCGTGGGTTATAAACAAAATCTCCATAATCTACAATATAGTAGTCTTGAATATTATTTTTGTTTGCTATGTCTTTATCAAAATATTCATTTTGCACGACAATTCCATTTGTTGCCGAATTTGATAAAACTAAATTTATAAAGCTATCTTTATTTTTAGTTGAAACTTTTTCAGCAACATCTCCCAGCCTTACAACTCTCCACCCGCTCGGCAAATTTTTAAAACTATTCATCTTTATCCCTCATAGTCCAAGCTCCTTAAGATAGCCATCCATCTTATCTTGAACTATTTTTAGCTCATCTTCAAGGCGTGAAATTTCAAGCTTAACGGCAGCCATATCCACTTGCTCTTCTTCCTCGTAAGTATCTACATATCTAGGGATGTTTAGATTAAAATCATTTTGTTCTATCTCGTTTATGCTTGCTACGTGAGAATACTTATCGATCCGGCTTCTATTTTTGTATGCGGTGATGATCTTTTGGATATTTTCATCAGTTAGGCTGTTTTGATTTTTGCCCTTTTCAAATTCACGGCTAGCGTCTATAAAAATCACGTCTTCTTTAGTGCGATTTTTCTTAAAGATCATGATGCAAACCGGTATACTTGTGCCGTAAAATAGATTTGCAGGCAGTCCGATGACCGCATCAAGCAGATTTTCTCTTATTAGTTTTTCTCTTATCCTTCCCTCACTAGCTCCCCTAAATAGCACGCCGTGTGGCAAAATCACGCCCATAGTTCCGTTTGAATTTAAAGAGCTTATCATGTGAAGCACGAAAGCAAAATCGCCCTTACTCTTTGGGGGCACACCTCTTTTAAACCTGCCAAAACTGTCATTTGCGGCTATATCTTCACCCCATTTATCAAGGCTAAAAGGCGGATTTGCAACGACCACATCAAAGGTTTTTAAAAGACCATTTTCAAGATGAAGCGGATTTCTTATCGTATCGCCCCACTCGATAACCGAGTCATTTATCTCATGCAAAAACATATTCATTTTACAAAGCGCTTGGGTTTGGCTATTTTTCTCCTGTCCGTAAAGACGGAAATTTTGACCGTTTGTCTGCTTGCTGACTTTTATCAGCAAAGAGCCTGATCCGCAGGTTGGGTCATATATCATGGCGCCGTCTTTTGGCTCTACAAGCTGAGCTAGCAGATCAGAAACCTCTCCCGGAGTATAAAATTCTCCGCCTTTTTTACCGGCATCGCTAGCAAATTTTGATATAAGATACTCATACGCATCGCCTATAGCGTCGCTACTTGCTAGGCGTGATGGACGCAGGTCAAGTCTAGGATCGCTAAAGTCTTCGATTAGGTGCTTTAAGATAGCATTTCTTTCTTTTGTGTCGCCAAGCTTGTTTTTATTGTTAAAATCAATGCTTCTAAAAATCCCTTCCAGCTTTTCGGAGTTATCCTCCTCTATCTTATCAAGCATTTTATTAATGATCTCGCCTAGATTATCCGCCTCTTTTTGCTCTATAAGCCTTTCAAACGTATGCTCTTCATCGAGTCTAAATTTCTCACGCTTTAAGCTAGCTTCTATGCGATCTTTTTTATCGCCGTATTTTTCTTTTAAATTTTCAAGCTTTTCTTTGTAAAAATCGGAAAGATACTTTATAAAAAGCATCGTTAAAATATAATCCTTATAATCGCTACTATCTATAGTGCCGCGAAATGTATCGCAAGCCTTCCAAACTACATTATTTATAGTATCTTTTGTTGTTTTTTGCATTTTTATCCTTTGATTGCTTCTTGGAATACTGATTTTGTAAAGATTTTGTTTTTCTCTACCAGAGATGTTAAAATTTCATTTTTTTTAGCTGATATTTCTAAAAATTTTACGATTTGTTGCTGTTTTTGCAGACTAATACTAGGAACTTTAATCTTAGCAAGATCGCTTACCTTTATAGCGGCTATTCTTCCTGAAATGTCGCTATAAAGGGCTTTTTTAACGATATTGCTGTTTAAGTAGTAAGCTATAAATTTTGGCTCAAAACTATTTTTTAATCTTAAGCGAGCAACAAGAGATGAAAATATCAAATTTTCGTATTGAGCATCTATACTCACGGCAAAATTTGGCCATCTAAGGCGTATTAAAACATCTCCTTTTCTTACTAAATAATCATCTTTTAATTGCTCGTTTGATATAAAATTTTCACTAAAGTCGTGACTATATATACCGTCTTCACTGAAAGATTTAAGGGAAACTAAGTTGTATCTTTTCTGTGTAGTATCATCGACTAACGCCTTTTTGCGTTCAGTCATTAGCCCGATTTTAATTTCAGATATATCTTTAAGCTCAATCCTCAAAATTCAAATCCTTTTTGTTATATTCAAGAATTATACAATATCGAACTATATAAATCAAGCCAAATTTAAGCATATATCTAAATTAGTTTTGATATTATTATAATTCAAAAACGATATTAAAGGATAGGTATGTTTGCCGATAGAGTTAAAGAGCTTAAGCTATTAAATGACGAATATTCTAATTCTAATTTTTCATTTACAGTGCTATACGGCAGAAGAAGAGTCGGCAAAACAACGCTTTTAAAAGAATTTATAAAAGATAAGCCCTCTATATACTTTTTGGCCACTCTTGAAAACTTTAATGTAGTTTTAAATAGATTTAAAGATATAGTAGCAGAGTTTTTACAAGATAGTCTTTTAAAGAGCTTAGAGCTAACTGATATAAAGCAGCTATTTAAATATCTCTCAAACAAGAAATTTGATAAAAAAATAATCATAATAATAGATGAATTTCAATATCTTAGCAAGATAGATAGCTCTATACCGTCACAATTCCAATACATAATAGATGAGCTACTGAAAGATAAAAGTATCCACCTAATACTTTGCGGCTCTATAATATCGATGATGTACGAGCAAACTCTATCTTACAATTCCCCTTTATATGGCAGAAGAACAAGCGATATCAAACTTGAGGCCATAGAGTTTGATTATCTAAAAGAATTTTTTAATAATAAGTCAAAAGAGGAGCTAATAGAGCTTTATAGCGTGCTTTATGGAGTGCCTAAATACCTAGAGATGTTTAGAGATAGCGGTGATATATTTAACAGCATAGAGACAAATATATTAAATCCGAATGGATATTTATACAACGAACCTCAATTCATCTTGCAAAATGAGGTAAACGAACCGATCACCTACTTTTCTATACTCGAAGCTATAGCGAACGGAGAACACAAGATAGGAAATATAGCCGGCAAGTTAAATAAGAATGTTCAAAACATCACCTCTTTTATATCAAAGCTCATGGAGCTTGATATCATATATAAAGATGTTCCGATAACCGAGAGCAATCCACTAAAGAGCAAAAAAGGGCTTTACTTTATCAAAGATAATTTTTTTAGATTCTGGTTTAGCTATGTACTACCTTACAAGAGCCAGCTAGAAATAGGTAATACTAACTATGTTTTAAACATATTAAAAGAAAACTTTAATAGCTTTATATCACCTATATATGAAAAACTGGCTCTAAGATATATGATGAATAATTATAGTCTCATAAAATGCGGTAGATGGTGGGACAAAGATACAGAAATAGACATTGTAGGCATAGCGCAAGACTACCTAATAGCAGCAGAGTGTAAATACTCTAATAAAAAAGTAGGCATAGATGTGTTAAAAGACTTGCAAGAAAAATCTAAAAAGATAGACTCAAATTTGCCTATAAAGCATTTTTTTATATTTAGCAAAAGTGGCTTTACCGATGAACTAAAGAAGCTTAAGGGTGATGAAGTCGTATTGGTGGAGTTGGTGTAGATAATTTTGACTATAAAAACAATTCTTTTTAATCATTAAATAGTATTTTTAAATTTAATATTAGGCTCTGTTTTAGCACTTCATTGATTTTTAAAATTTAATAAATTTTCTGATCTTTTATAAAATTTGTCGTCTATTTTGCAAAATCGTAATTAACATAGACCGAAACGTTTAAGTCTTTTACGGTCTCCACTATGTTTTCATAAATTCCCGATGTTAATTACATTAATCAAAACTTGGATGACTTTAATCGAGATATAAGCATATATACATAATATTGACCTGGGGCATGATTTTATAATTTTCTAAAAGTGCTTTGAAATGCCGTATTTTAGGGCTTAGTGGCGGACAGAGAGGGATTTGAACCCTCGAAGCCCGATTAAGACTTGCACCCTTAGCAGGGGTGTGGTTTCAGCCGCTCACCCATCTGTCCATAAAAGAAGAAATGTGATTATATTAAATAGCTCCTGATATGCCGCTTAAATTTTGTAAATTCTAACTAATCTTTCCAAAGACACTATTTTAGCCTATTCTTATCCGGATTTAGAGTATTCGCATAATAACAGATCATGCGATAAACATACAAAATACACCTATCGCTTCCACGATCCATTGTGATAGTTCGCCCTATACATATCCTCAGGATCAAGCATATCTGAGCGAAGCTATATCTGAATATCCAAGAGCTATTAGATCTGCTTCGGTAGATTTTCCGACAAATGGAATTTTTCTAAGCTCACTCATTTGCAACTTCTATTTCAGATAGTATTCTTTCGCAGATTTCCCTAGGATTACTATCTTCATATATCGGTCTGCCAACTACGATAAAATCGCTATTTTCTCTTTTTGCGGCATCCAAATCAGCTACTCTACTTTGATCGTTCGTATCCTCATTAAAAGGACGAATTCCTGGAGTTAAAGTAAGGAAAAAACGTGATGTCGCATCTTTTATCATATTACTCTCAAATACCGAACAAACCATCCCATCAACACCTACTTCATAAGCACTAACACAAAATTTAAGAACAAAATTTTTTATATCGTCGTTATAAACTATTCTAAAACCATCCTCATTAAAACTAGTAAGCGCCGATACAGCAAGAACCAAGGGACGATTTTTTAATAAATTTAAACGGTTCATAACTTCACCCATTGCTCTTTTTCCAGCACTTGCATGGATGTTTATCATATCTACCGGCAGACTTGCTATCACTTCTGCGGCATCAGCCATCGTGTTTGGTATGTCGTGGAGTTTAAGATCTAAAAAAATTTTAAAATCATCTATTTTTTTTATCTCATTTATGATTTTAGCTCCGTCTCTTAAATAACTTCTAAGCCCAACTTTCATCCAGACATCAAGGCCACTTAACTTTCTAGCAAGCTCTAAATTTTGCTCCATATTAGGCATATCCAAAGCTACACAAAGTTTCATATATCACTCCTTGCGGCATCAAGCACGCCGTTTATAAATTTCGGAGCCGAGTCGCTTCCAAGCTCTTTGGCAAGCTCTATCGCCTCGTTTATCACGACCGCTTTATCGGTGTCCGTAAATTTCATCTCGTAAGCTCCAAGACGGAGTATCGCTCTTTCTAAAACGCCGATTTCGTGAATTTTATACTCTTTTAAGTGTGCATTAAGGATCTCATCAATAGCGGCTAAATTTTCATTCACTCCGTCATAAAGCGAAGTCGTGAAATTTCTTTGCTCATTTCTTATCTTTTTTTCCTCTAAAAATTCATCCTTAAATTCACTCATCTCGCTACCCATCTCCTGAGCGTAAAGTAGAGAAATGACGGCTTGTCTAACCTGATGACGAGTTGCCATTTTAAGCCTTTATGTTTTTGTATAGATTTAGTAGCTCTATAGCCCCACTCATCGCTTCAAAGCCTTTATTACCGGCCTTGCTGCCCGCTCGCTCAATGGCCTGCTCGATACTATCTACCGTTAGCACGCCAAATGTTACGGGCTTGCCGTATTTAAGAGTTACGTTTGCGATGCCTTTTGTAGTTTCAGCCGAAACATAGTCAAAATGAGGAGTTGAGCCTCTAATAACCGCTCCAACGCAGCATATCGCGTCCCATTTGCCGCTCTCAAGTGCCTTTTCAAGAGCCATAGGGATTTCAAATGCTCCCGGAACTAAAATAAGGCTTAAATTTTTTTCATCTCCGCCGTGGCGAAGAAACGCATCTCTAGCGCCTTCGACAAGCCTATCAGTGATGATGTGGTTAAACCTCGCGTTGATAATTGCGATTTTTTCTTTTCCGCTTAGTTTTAAATTTCCTTCGATTATGTTCATAATTATCCCCTTAAAATTTCTTGTATTTTTAAAGTCTGCTCTACAACTCTATCCAGCTCGTCTAAATTTAACATATTTGGTCCATCACACATCGCTTCACACGGATTTATATGCGTCTCGTAAAAAAACCCGTCCACACCCACACTTGCCGCCGCTCTTGCAAGATAAGGAACAAATCTCGCGTCCCCTCCGCTCTTACCTCCCGCAACTCCGGGCATCTGCACGCTGTGAGTTACGTCAAAAACTACAGGAGCAAACTCTCTCATGAGGACTAAATTTCTCATATCAACGACTAAATTTCCATATCCAAATGTGCTTCCTCGCTCGGTTAACCAAATTCCATTTTGCCTGGCTACTTCATATCCCTCGCCCTCTATGCCGCGAGTTTCAAGCACTTTTTTAACTGAATATTTCATATTGTCAGCCGCTAAAAACTGTCCTTTTTTGATATTTACAACCGAATTTGTCTTAGCCGCAGCCACAAGCAAATCAGTTTGGCGGCATAAAAACGCGGGAATTTGAAGCACATCGGCTACTTCACTCACAGGTTTAGCCTGATAGCTCTCATGAATATCTGTTAAAATTTTAAAGCCAAATTCTTTTTTCACTCGTGCTAAAATTTCACACCCTTTTTCAAGTCCAGGCCCTCTAAAACTGCTTATACTCGTGCGGTTTGCCTTATCAAAACTTGATTTAAAATAAAAATCAATCCTACTGTCTTCATTAAATTTCACAAGCCTTTTTGCCACTTCAAACACAAGCTCTTCGCTCTCGATGACGCAAGGCCCTGCGATTAGTATCATTATTTCTCCTTTACTACTATAATTCCGCTAAGAATCACTAGAATTATACCTAAAAATGCAACCATGTTTGGCAAACCATCTCCCATAAAATACCCGATGATAATAGTAAAGATAACATCTGCATAGCTTACGGCTGCGACAGTTCCGGCCTTTTTACTGGCGGCATAAGCCTTAGTAAGATACATCTGAAAGTAAAGTCCCGCAACACCCATTAAAACGATTAAAAAGATATTTTTCGTATCGGGCAAGACAAATTTAGAAAACAAAAATTCAAACCCGTCTATCCGGATAAACTCCGCCAAAGCCATAAATATGATCGGAAGAGCCGTGCCAAATCCCATAAAAGAAAAGACTATGACGCGCGTATCATAGCTTTTTTTAAGCTCCCTAACGCTCGTATAAGCCATCGCAGCCCCTACTCCGCTCCAAATTCCAAGCCAATCGGTCTTTGAGATGCCAAGCTCAGGCTGAATGATAAGCAAAATTCCGCCAAATCCGATAAATATCGCCATCCAACCGCGCGAGCTTAACTTCTCACCCATAAACATCGCGGCAAGAAGCGCTGTAAATATCGGGCTAGTCTTAGAAAAGGTAAACGCAGCGCCTAAATTTATATGAGCGATGTTGTAAAAAAACGCAAAGAGCGCAAGCGTGCCGATCACTCCTCTAAAAATAAGCAGATACGGATGCCCACCCTTTTGATGAGCCGGGCGTTTATAAAGCGAATAAACGATCATCACAAGGCCGATCAGATTTCTAAAAAACACAACTTCGATAGACGGCATATCAGCACTTATGACCTTCGCAAGAGCGCCCGTTATCGCAAAGAGCATGCAAGCGATGATCATATAATACGTGCCCAAATGCCTCATTAGAAATTTATGTAACAACTATTAACCTTCTTTGAAATTTGAGCGTATTGTAGTGCAAAACGGCTTAATTTATAAACATTGTAAGTTAAAAATTTGTATAATAGCAAAATTTAAAGGAATATAAAGTGCAAAAAATCATACTTGTCGGAAAGCCAAACGTAGGCAAAAGCTCGCTTTTTAACCGTTTGGCAAAAAAGCGCATAGCCATCACTTCAGACGTAAGCGGAACCACTCGCGATACAAACAAAGCCGAGATAACGATTGACGATAAAAAGTGTATTTTAGTAGATAGCGGCGGACTTGACGAGAGTAGCGAGCTTTTTAGAAACGTCAAAGAAAAAACGCTCAAAGAGGCTCAAAACTCAGACGCGATCATATACATGGTAGACGGCAAAAATTTCCCTGATGATGAAGACAAGGCGATGTTTTACGCGCTTTTAAGACTAGGAATTCCAACCGCACTTGTCATAAACAAGGTCGATAGCAAAAAAGACGAGCAGCGAGCTTGGGAATTTGATAGCTTTGGCGCAAAGGATCTGTTTGCCATCTCTGTTACGCACAACGCGGGAGTTGATGAGCTTAGCAAGTGGATTTATAGGCATCTTAAAGATGAGATAAAGCCTGATTTGGATGAAGATTTTGATGATTTTTT includes these proteins:
- a CDS encoding ATP-binding protein, which produces MFADRVKELKLLNDEYSNSNFSFTVLYGRRRVGKTTLLKEFIKDKPSIYFLATLENFNVVLNRFKDIVAEFLQDSLLKSLELTDIKQLFKYLSNKKFDKKIIIIIDEFQYLSKIDSSIPSQFQYIIDELLKDKSIHLILCGSIISMMYEQTLSYNSPLYGRRTSDIKLEAIEFDYLKEFFNNKSKEELIELYSVLYGVPKYLEMFRDSGDIFNSIETNILNPNGYLYNEPQFILQNEVNEPITYFSILEAIANGEHKIGNIAGKLNKNVQNITSFISKLMELDIIYKDVPITESNPLKSKKGLYFIKDNFFRFWFSYVLPYKSQLEIGNTNYVLNILKENFNSFISPIYEKLALRYMMNNYSLIKCGRWWDKDTEIDIVGIAQDYLIAAECKYSNKKVGIDVLKDLQEKSKKIDSNLPIKHFFIFSKSGFTDELKKLKGDEVVLVELV
- a CDS encoding type I restriction-modification system subunit M, producing the protein MQKTTKDTINNVVWKACDTFRGTIDSSDYKDYILTMLFIKYLSDFYKEKLENLKEKYGDKKDRIEASLKREKFRLDEEHTFERLIEQKEADNLGEIINKMLDKIEEDNSEKLEGIFRSIDFNNKNKLGDTKERNAILKHLIEDFSDPRLDLRPSRLASSDAIGDAYEYLISKFASDAGKKGGEFYTPGEVSDLLAQLVEPKDGAMIYDPTCGSGSLLIKVSKQTNGQNFRLYGQEKNSQTQALCKMNMFLHEINDSVIEWGDTIRNPLHLENGLLKTFDVVVANPPFSLDKWGEDIAANDSFGRFKRGVPPKSKGDFAFVLHMISSLNSNGTMGVILPHGVLFRGASEGRIREKLIRENLLDAVIGLPANLFYGTSIPVCIMIFKKNRTKEDVIFIDASREFEKGKNQNSLTDENIQKIITAYKNRSRIDKYSHVASINEIEQNDFNLNIPRYVDTYEEEEQVDMAAVKLEISRLEDELKIVQDKMDGYLKELGL
- a CDS encoding restriction endonuclease subunit S — encoded protein: MTEHKLKSDSKSDVYSVSVHVGIINQIEYLGRSFAAQDTLNYNLVKPFDIVYTKSPTGNFPYGIIKQNFNGKNVIVSPLYGVFTLINRYLGAWLHFYFESSIRTKNYLQTIIQKGAKNTINISNATFLSKKILIPIALKEQQKIAEILTACDDEIKILENKLESLKTQKQGLMQNLLTGKVRT
- a CDS encoding helix-hairpin-helix domain-containing protein — protein: MSELRKIPFVGKSTEADLIALGYSDIASLRYA
- a CDS encoding restriction endonuclease subunit S; protein product: MRIELKDISEIKIGLMTERKKALVDDTTQKRYNLVSLKSFSEDGIYSHDFSENFISNEQLKDDYLVRKGDVLIRLRWPNFAVSIDAQYENLIFSSLVARLRLKNSFEPKFIAYYLNSNIVKKALYSDISGRIAAIKVSDLAKIKVPSISLQKQQQIVKFLEISAKKNEILTSLVEKNKIFTKSVFQEAIKG
- a CDS encoding type I restriction endonuclease subunit R — encoded protein: MTPNTSEKALQQNCINLLTSELFSYKFISRDENLKLRDNQTSNVLFKEILAKKLNELNSYEYKGEIYKFSPQSIARAIEHLDVSLNEGLGVANERVTNMLLMGESYEESLPDGSKRSFSIKFIDFENIYNNDFYITEEFAVAKSDKSDKKSRRPDLVLFVNGIPLAVIELKKSSINVQNGINQLLKEQEKGEIPHLFKFIQLTLAANANEARYGTTGTKPEFYSIWKEEEEENARENLAKFVNDRSITALDMTLYALLRPDRLLDLMRNFILFDNRVKKICRYQQFFGIKRALKRVERIEDGKRTGGLIWHTQGSGKSLTMVMLTKLLKQIYTNSKVIIVSDRIELDKQIEGTFKNTDIRVERSFSGANLTHKLKSNVGVITTLVHKFANVANSKIVLNDNNIFVLVDESHRTQGGDLHIAMRRALPNACYIGFTGTPLLKREKNSFAKFGGEIHRYTIDDAVRDGAVLPLLYEGRFVEQEISNPEILDERFKAICRNLSDEQKRDLQQKWAKFSKVASSEQRLYLVAMDINKHFKEFAKPGFKAMFATSSKFEAIKYHQIFKDLGEIKTAFVISNEQDENIGGSREFVINAMKDIEKEYGGNERYIDTAKDEFLNGDDMDMLIVVDKLLTGFDAPRAAILYVDKPLKEHNLLQAIARVNRVYEGKDYGLIIDYRGLLRELSDSLESYECLSGFDGVDIVGAVIDVRSEISKVKTYYTHLEELFKDVEFKNDVESYAKSLGDKDRRKNFKEWLSSLARAFALALSSDKTAEILTGIEIKEYKSKIKFYNELRSIVQIMYQEKCDFNKYEKDMQKLLDTFINAKGVNTLSRIVNIFEAEFDSEVDRLVGANAKAESIKSALDAVVTEKFDSNPAFYRSISAQIQKIIDEYTAGRLSDEEKLAALRAIKERIVNKKDEMKEEFKGKRSIADMYENLADLTQIDEKELVALAQKIDEIYSSYALRPEWDKNIDVKNEIEGAIDELLWDIEDKFGINIENKTEIYEVMRNIGINHYA